Proteins from a genomic interval of Leptospira kanakyensis:
- a CDS encoding adenylate/guanylate cyclase domain-containing protein has translation MIEISAEIPFLRTSKLAFLLWDESPGSLETWDWNEGLSIFFQTRRAGELEFRFGPPLWGIPTDTNRIEFPFVSIHNISTNKYLASELSKLGEDKTIYVLIPRGLELEARSVFARLEYLWDDKVSFDRITHKFGLTGKTSSVAETVHSNQNGSKKNSVSFPPLEIVGRFSRKKENVLVTAGGIDSELTEGKENLEYEAKEEISPENDSPNHPYDLIESSFSEAETNGKETPKVDKVSEPKPAEVVVSQEDATLDGSSNTKFSLQLKMMGVISFLFALSVGVIIFFASFYFKRSIELQLRANNIRIAEIIGSKVKSDILGVVEKGRQIAITLTTQGLPEAERRLLIKTFFQNDQEFIYLGIFERKENTLIMKREVFNEEELKKSSVTEEDFHNVVNRNRDALAEAFNGQAVLLNSSPGFQEPSFAIAIPTAENGELDNALVMIVKLNKIIGAFSKKGIETTFMVNGYGTALAHPKEDLILAATDLASMPIVKSMLTNASNTGQMSYLDEELGGSYLGSFQKIGFADAGVITIVSEEKAFADVYKSQKTNLYIAGIGLCAALIFVFFFSKTITKPVLQLLSATLEIAKGNFKIGIKPTTQDEVGLLTKYFIDMGQGLEEREKVKNILGSMIDPVVVQEAMVDLAALKRGSETHITAFFSDVASFSTISEQLKSADLAALLNEYLSAMTILLKKHEGVLDKYIGDAIVGIFNAPVPVLDHELKAARASVDMVMKLAELREYWTANNLYSKEAQVMDARIGLNSGPAKVGFMGTDALASYTMMGDTVNLAARLEAAGKDYGVNILITDPIRDSIQGEMVTRYLDLVRVKGKNEPVKIHELIGYRSLITPGQLEAAEIYESGFNAYLNRDWGKAIQLFTNSEKAKGHKDKSSRMLIERCEEYKLNPPESSWDGVFTRTHK, from the coding sequence ATGATAGAAATTTCCGCAGAAATACCGTTCCTACGAACGTCCAAACTGGCATTTCTACTCTGGGATGAATCTCCTGGCAGTTTAGAAACTTGGGATTGGAACGAGGGGCTATCTATATTCTTTCAAACTCGGCGTGCCGGGGAATTGGAGTTCCGATTTGGTCCCCCTCTCTGGGGAATTCCCACAGATACAAACCGTATCGAGTTTCCTTTTGTCTCCATTCATAATATTTCGACAAATAAGTATTTAGCTTCCGAATTATCAAAGTTAGGGGAAGATAAAACTATTTATGTTTTGATCCCAAGAGGCCTTGAGTTAGAAGCTCGGTCTGTTTTTGCCCGTTTGGAATACCTTTGGGACGACAAAGTTTCTTTTGATCGCATCACTCATAAATTTGGTCTTACTGGAAAAACCAGTTCAGTTGCAGAAACCGTTCATTCAAATCAGAATGGCAGTAAAAAAAATTCGGTAAGTTTTCCTCCTTTAGAAATTGTAGGAAGGTTTAGTCGAAAAAAGGAAAATGTTTTAGTTACTGCCGGCGGTATTGATTCTGAGTTAACCGAAGGAAAAGAAAATTTAGAATACGAAGCCAAAGAAGAAATTTCCCCTGAGAATGATTCACCTAACCATCCTTATGATTTGATAGAATCATCTTTTTCGGAGGCGGAAACCAATGGGAAAGAAACACCTAAGGTAGACAAAGTTTCCGAACCAAAACCAGCCGAAGTGGTGGTTTCACAGGAAGATGCAACTTTAGATGGATCCTCCAATACAAAGTTTTCCCTCCAACTAAAAATGATGGGAGTCATCAGTTTTCTTTTTGCTTTATCCGTTGGAGTGATTATCTTTTTTGCATCGTTTTATTTTAAAAGATCCATTGAACTTCAGTTACGTGCAAATAATATACGAATTGCAGAAATTATTGGTTCGAAGGTTAAATCCGATATCTTAGGGGTTGTGGAAAAGGGACGACAAATTGCGATCACTCTCACGACCCAAGGCCTTCCAGAAGCAGAACGCAGACTTCTCATCAAAACATTTTTTCAGAACGACCAAGAGTTTATCTATCTAGGGATTTTTGAACGAAAAGAAAACACCCTCATCATGAAACGTGAAGTTTTTAATGAGGAGGAACTTAAAAAAAGTTCTGTTACCGAAGAAGATTTTCACAATGTTGTGAACCGTAATCGAGATGCACTTGCCGAAGCCTTTAATGGCCAAGCAGTACTTCTAAACTCAAGTCCTGGATTCCAAGAACCATCGTTTGCCATTGCCATTCCCACTGCTGAGAATGGAGAATTAGACAATGCACTAGTGATGATTGTTAAGTTAAACAAAATCATTGGTGCTTTTTCAAAAAAAGGAATCGAAACAACTTTTATGGTAAACGGGTATGGGACGGCCCTTGCTCATCCAAAAGAAGACCTAATCCTAGCTGCTACCGATCTTGCCTCTATGCCCATCGTAAAATCGATGTTAACAAATGCTTCCAACACAGGGCAAATGAGTTATTTGGATGAAGAACTTGGTGGTTCTTATCTAGGATCCTTCCAAAAGATTGGATTTGCGGATGCGGGAGTCATTACCATTGTTTCGGAAGAAAAGGCTTTTGCAGATGTTTATAAAAGCCAAAAAACAAATCTCTACATTGCCGGGATTGGCCTCTGTGCGGCTCTCATCTTTGTATTTTTCTTTTCGAAAACAATTACCAAACCTGTATTACAACTGCTATCAGCCACTTTAGAAATCGCGAAAGGTAATTTTAAAATTGGAATCAAACCTACCACTCAAGATGAGGTTGGGCTTCTCACCAAATACTTCATTGATATGGGGCAAGGTTTGGAAGAAAGAGAAAAGGTCAAAAATATCCTCGGAAGTATGATTGATCCTGTGGTGGTACAAGAGGCCATGGTGGATTTGGCTGCTTTGAAACGAGGGTCAGAGACTCATATCACAGCCTTCTTTTCTGATGTGGCTAGTTTTTCTACCATTTCCGAACAGTTAAAATCTGCGGATTTAGCAGCTCTTTTGAATGAGTATCTTTCTGCGATGACCATCCTTCTTAAAAAACATGAAGGTGTTTTGGATAAATACATTGGAGATGCGATTGTCGGAATTTTTAATGCCCCAGTTCCTGTTTTGGATCATGAGTTAAAAGCAGCAAGGGCCAGTGTAGATATGGTGATGAAACTTGCTGAGTTACGAGAGTATTGGACAGCCAATAATCTTTATTCGAAAGAAGCGCAAGTGATGGATGCTCGGATTGGTTTGAATTCAGGACCAGCTAAGGTTGGTTTTATGGGTACTGATGCCCTCGCGTCTTATACGATGATGGGTGACACAGTGAATCTTGCTGCCCGATTGGAGGCTGCAGGTAAGGATTATGGGGTGAACATCCTCATCACCGATCCCATTCGTGATTCCATCCAGGGCGAAATGGTCACTCGTTATTTGGATTTAGTACGTGTGAAAGGAAAAAACGAACCAGTAAAAATTCATGAGCTGATTGGTTACCGTTCCCTCATCACTCCGGGTCAATTAGAAGCAGCTGAGATTTATGAGTCTGGATTTAATGCTTACTTAAATCGGGATTGGGGAAAGGCGATTCAACTTTTTACAAATTCAGAAAAAGCCAAAGGCCATAAAGATAAATCCAGTCGAATGCTCATTGAACGTTGTGAAGAATATAAATTAAATCCGCCGGAGTCCAGTTGGGATGGTGTGTTCACAAGGACACATAAATAA